A single window of Chloracidobacterium sp. DNA harbors:
- the asd gene encoding aspartate-semialdehyde dehydrogenase, with product MSRKYRVGILGATGTVGQRFAQLLENHPQFEITAMAASDRSAGKIYSEACAWKLPGKMPANVRDIVVTPIEPPLDCDIVFSSLPSSVARETELAFARAGYPVISNSSSYRMDEDVPLLIAEINADHVGLIAKQRENRGFTSGFIVTNPNCAVVSFAPPLAALHRRFGVESVIVTTMQAISGAGYPGVPSLDITDNVFPHIPGEEPKVEIEAQKILGTFTESGIQKADFTVSAQCFRVHVIDGHTASVRVNLKQTTTLEEVVDAMKTFPSLDLHSSPKRFIDVTDEPTRPQPRLDRDNGNGMTITVGRVFPDNIFDYRFVSLSHNTVRGAAGSAVLNAELLIQKGLI from the coding sequence ATGAGCAGAAAGTACAGAGTAGGAATATTGGGTGCGACCGGGACGGTTGGGCAAAGATTTGCCCAACTGCTCGAAAACCATCCACAATTCGAAATTACAGCGATGGCGGCGTCTGACCGTTCGGCGGGCAAGATCTATTCCGAGGCGTGCGCTTGGAAATTGCCGGGCAAGATGCCGGCTAACGTTCGCGACATCGTCGTCACTCCGATCGAACCGCCGCTCGATTGCGACATCGTATTTTCAAGCTTGCCGTCGTCGGTCGCCCGTGAGACTGAGCTTGCGTTTGCCCGTGCCGGCTATCCGGTGATCAGCAATTCGTCCAGCTATCGAATGGACGAAGACGTGCCCCTGCTCATCGCGGAGATCAATGCGGACCACGTCGGCCTGATCGCCAAACAGCGCGAAAATCGGGGCTTCACCAGTGGATTCATCGTCACTAATCCAAATTGTGCCGTCGTCAGCTTTGCTCCGCCGCTGGCGGCACTGCATCGGCGATTCGGCGTCGAATCGGTCATTGTGACGACGATGCAGGCGATCTCGGGTGCCGGATATCCGGGCGTGCCGTCGCTGGATATTACTGACAACGTCTTTCCGCACATTCCCGGCGAAGAGCCAAAGGTGGAGATCGAGGCCCAGAAGATCTTGGGCACCTTTACCGAAAGCGGAATCCAAAAAGCCGATTTTACCGTTTCAGCCCAATGCTTTCGCGTGCACGTTATCGACGGCCACACTGCCTCAGTCAGGGTAAACCTAAAGCAGACGACCACGCTCGAGGAGGTAGTTGACGCGATGAAAACGTTCCCATCGCTTGATCTACACTCGTCGCCAAAGCGGTTTATCGACGTCACTGACGAACCGACTCGCCCACAACCGAGACTGGACCGGGACAATGGCAACGGGATGACCATCACCGTCGGCCGTGTATTTCCGGACAACATCTTCGACTACCGATTTGTCAGCCTTAGCCACAATACGGTCCGCGGAGCGGCGGGCTCAGCAGTTTTGAATGCGGAGCTTCTAATTCAAAAAGGCCTGATCTAG
- a CDS encoding aminotransferase class I/II-fold pyridoxal phosphate-dependent enzyme: MGHQNEMKSFALPRRMQGLQPTLIRQFFERALPNSINFGLGEPDLPTPQFLRDEAARISRDEQNGYTSHPGIPELRDKIAEQYPHLDLPRTGVVVTCGSQEAMTDAFMCVIDEGDEVLLPDPSFPAYDACTRIAQGVPVYYRMPADDDFAFDIENFKAQITDKTKAAVVISPSNPTGKIMTEQNLRDIANALDGTGIWLISDEIYSDLYFDKRPHSASEYYDKTIIVSGLSKSLSMTGWRLGWAACADPEVIHAIQVLHGFTTVCTSTITQKASLIAWSPEAEAAKQHAREVYKKRGDFIVDLFKTEMGLHATSPEGAFYTMLDVRSIGDDVEVAEKCLQNRVVTVPGVAFGQEAKGFLRISFCNTEDKMAEGVRRIKEALSL; encoded by the coding sequence ATGGGTCACCAAAACGAAATGAAATCATTTGCGTTACCGCGGAGGATGCAGGGGCTTCAGCCGACATTGATCCGCCAATTTTTCGAACGGGCTTTGCCCAATTCTATAAATTTTGGCCTTGGGGAGCCGGATCTGCCGACGCCGCAATTTTTGCGTGACGAAGCCGCCCGCATTAGCCGCGACGAGCAGAATGGCTACACATCGCATCCGGGCATCCCGGAGCTTCGCGACAAGATCGCCGAACAATATCCACACCTTGACCTCCCGCGGACCGGCGTCGTCGTGACCTGTGGTTCGCAGGAGGCGATGACCGACGCATTTATGTGCGTGATCGACGAGGGCGACGAAGTGCTGCTGCCCGACCCGAGCTTTCCGGCGTATGATGCCTGCACACGCATCGCTCAGGGTGTTCCGGTCTATTACCGAATGCCGGCGGATGACGATTTTGCATTCGATATCGAGAATTTCAAAGCTCAGATCACCGATAAAACCAAGGCGGCAGTTGTCATTTCACCATCAAACCCGACCGGTAAGATAATGACCGAGCAGAATCTTCGGGACATTGCCAATGCTCTCGACGGTACTGGAATATGGCTGATCTCCGACGAGATATACAGCGACCTTTACTTTGACAAACGTCCGCACTCGGCATCCGAATATTACGATAAAACCATTATTGTCAGCGGTTTATCCAAATCGTTGTCGATGACCGGATGGCGTCTCGGATGGGCCGCTTGTGCCGATCCCGAGGTTATCCATGCTATACAGGTTCTGCACGGATTTACTACCGTTTGCACCTCGACTATCACGCAGAAAGCTTCGTTGATCGCGTGGTCACCTGAGGCTGAGGCGGCAAAGCAGCACGCCCGCGAAGTTTATAAAAAACGCGGCGATTTCATCGTCGATCTATTCAAGACCGAAATGGGCCTGCACGCCACATCGCCCGAAGGTGCGTTCTATACGATGCTCGATGTACGCTCGATCGGCGATGATGTCGAGGTTGCCGAAAAATGTCTGCAGAATCGCGTCGTCACGGTTCCCGGGGTCGCATTCGGCCAGGAAGCAAAAGGTTTCTTGCGAATCTCGTTCTGCAATACCGAAGACAAGATGGCCGAGGGCGTTCGGCGAATTAAGGAGGCTTTATCGTTATGA